CAGGTTGGTGTCTATAAACACATTCAGTTAATGCATCATTTCATAACAACAACTGGCTACACAGCTACACTTTACAGACATCAGATACGAGTACAGTGGACAGGAGATGTGCTGAGATAGTTCTGCtgcatttaatataatataatacagcttACAAGAAGCCTCATATTGTTTACAGCTGATACAGCAGGCCAGCGGCTAGTTAGCCTCTATGCTAACGCCAGTGTTGTGTCGAATTGTGCTTCCTTTTCAAACTGTGCTACACTagtactattttattttaaagttgttaaaaataccaaaaaaataaacgTATTAGAAAATACTCTCAGCAGAAGCCTATGTAGGATATGTGGATAGGCTAAATCCCTGTATCaggtaaagttttaaaagttatgATCATATACGTGATTagaaaccatatatatatatatatatatatatatatatatatatatatatatatatatatatatattatatgttattattatcttaactgttattttacagtgtttttttaacataCAAGCAGGTTTTTTAATGCTCCCAATAAAAACGTATtgaattattatgaatattaaaAACGTTGGTCGGCGCAGGCGCAAAGTGGTaaggaagcacatatcgatgggtagcaaaactcgacagaacaccggccacCACAACATGCAAGTCACGGTGAGCGGAGTCTTCATTCAAaaggcgctaatgctaatgctaatgctcggCTCACAGCCAGCCTCTCACTGCTGATCCCGTTAGCTAACTACTGATTCGTTTCGTTTACTGAATACAGTATCAGCAAATCACCGGCACTGACCCCATAGTCTCTCCACGCTCTTAAAAATGAAGCTTAAGCTTATAAGACAGATAGCGCTAGGCAGGGGTTAGCCTCCCGGTTTCAGTCCCAGCTAATGCAGACCCAGCACTCCCTGACTGACTTACCGCTGTGGAGCCCTTCTTCACCGCCTCCTGAGCATACTCCACCTGAAACAGATGACCATCCGGAGAAAACACAGTTATAGCTCGATCATACCGAGCCGCCATTTCTGCCAACCAGACCTGAACAGGACCCACGCGCTAACAGCTGAACCGCAGACCCCAACTTTTAGCACAGCAGCAGCCCTCCCAGACCAAAGTTATTAACACGCATGCGTGCAGAGGACACCAACTGCACTCTGGGACTTGAAGTATTTTAGCTCATTTAGTAGAAACTACAGACTGTGGCTGGATGTAGTTACATTGATCATTTTATGTGCGTAAAAAATATGAGCTAAAAAAATACAACTAAAAATGTGGTAAGCTCGGTTAAGTTTATGAGGCAGAATCTGTAACTTACACTCTGTGACGCGGGGTTTGACTGCCCGAACCCTCTCCTCCCCTTTGTGAAATAATCGTGAAATATTTTAATACTCGCCCTCAATTACTCTTTGCGTCTCACtgtcattttcaccaaacaagttacttaatttagctaacctgagttggctaacccagttaactagttagctagcgttaagtACCTAACGCTAGCTTTAAAAAACCTAGATACTAAAATACTATGAATGAATACTAATGAACTAATGGAGGGAAATTATCCACTTACCGAAAACTGCAGAGAACGTTTCCCTGAGGGTCTATTACAACAGTTAACTGCTAAACAAGCCCCtgctttacttcagaaatgtcatttttaacagtaaaatccgaaTGTCAGAAAGATCTGACTGTGAGCTCCGCGACTGAGCCACTGTGGCGGTGCGCGTTCACGTTCTCAGGTGACCTATCAATCAACTTGTcctcagctgtcaatcaccacatcgccacaccccttttaatattacagaataactcctataaaacgtattaactgtaaagaaaaacactgggggttattaGCACAGGAGGGgggcctgcaaaaaaaaaatcctggatgtgtaattttagattcaAGATCTCTtattcagttgaatggaaataggcgcggttaaaagttgtactgaagccagccaccagagggcgtaagagacgtagtggcttcacttttcaaccgCTGTCCTGTTGTCCATACTCATAGACATCATATAAGATGTCTATGCCCATACTTATTTACAGTCTATGGTTAATACAcagttttttcagttttattttttattttttatttttcacttatAAATGTTGATAGAATAAAATTGATTGATGTTACTTAAACATTTGTGTTAAATTAGAAAGGAATGGCAAACTGAAGAACATTTATTGGTGGTTTTAGACATTTAGACCTCACTGTGTACAAAAATTGTCACATCATCCAGAACTTTGTTCTTCAgcaaaacattgtaaaaaataatttaaaaagtattattaaaagtataaaaacacaaacataaaaacactgctatgcaaaaattaataatacaagttgCTATAAAACTCTGCATTAGTCATGGTAAACACATAAATTCAATCAACACTGCTGCTTCAGGGTTTGCCCATAGTTAAAGTGTCCTGCCGGAGCATCAGGAGCAGCTGTCTGGTGTGTTCAGTCTGCTGCTGCACTCTGTTCAGCTCCTGCTCCAGATCCACCCTCGTCACCATTCTGCCCAGCCCTCCACCTGCACAGACGCAATCTTATCACTCAACTGCCAACTGACATTCAAAGAGCTGCACCTGGACCTGGTGGCGTTTTTCCACACCCTGCTCATTTGACTGAGAATAGGGAAGGGTTTTATACTTCTTAAAATCAAACCTTGTAATAAAAAATGCATGGGCTTTTGGAAAAATGCTAACTTGCCTTTTTTGAGATTAGACACACTAGAGATAGCAAGCTGCTGAAATCTCACTTCCTGACTGCGAAGGAATCTCATCAAGTATTCCACAATGGCTTTGTGGTGAAGTTTCAGTAGTTCATCTGTATAAAATATCCCAACACAAGGAGGGAATTTATTGGTAATGATCAAACAATAACATAATAAAGCAATTATTAAAAGCATAAATGATCCCAACTTTACCATTTATGTCTAATTTGCTGATTAAAGAACCGGCAGCAAAAGACAATTCAACATTTTTGCTTTCACTGGAGATGACCACAAGTCTGCCAATGTGAGTTGTAGTCATTTTCTCGACAAGACCGAATCGGAGAGAGTCTGAGAATAATAAGGCAAAAGCTGATTAATAAATATAAGAAATCAACTCTAACATACTGAAAATACTCTGGGTAAGATCAAGCCTAATGATTAAACAAATTACCATGACAAGCCAGTGAATAGAGGCAAATTAATACACTTAAAACAACGTCATCCTCCTTCCAATGAAACTCAAGAGCCAGAAGAAGCCCAGACAAGCATTCGATCGGCAGCGGGacctaaaaacacaataaacatcaCTCTATTAGTTACATTCGGTACATGCAGAACAGGCAGAAACTGAGACTCCATCATTGATAGAAACTGGTGGAGCTAATTATATATATTCAGGTTAAgacttttttaaatacatttctttaaaacaaacaattataGGTTCTATTGTCCTAAgaatttataaacattaaaatttttTTAACAAAGGATGCAGCTTTAAGCAGTATTCCATGAAGCTGTACAGCCAATTATGACTTTATTTTCTACTTACAATAAAAAAGTCCCTATGTTAAGCCTGTAATATGTTTACACCATTAAATCTGTCatctttataatgcattataacctCAAGAGAACCAAATCAAATACTGATTACATGTAAAATAACAACTGTCTAAATGTGGCATGTGAGTCACAGCGCCTCAGATGTTTCAGTTTTTGTCATGGCAGTACATCGTCCTAAGACCTCATATGTGTGAATGTTTAATTACTTGCTTGCTTTACCTGCAGACTCTCCACAATGTCCCAGAGGTGGTTGAAGGTAACAGTGCAGTGAGTGACTATAGTTGGGTTAGGCAGATGTGTGAGAAGCAGGTCTCCCAAAACAGGAATCACACCCTGATTCACCAGAGACTCctacaaataaaaataaggaaTCCAACACATCACTGTttaaaacataccataaacattTCTAAAGCACAGACCAATTTCAGACACAGGCCTGAAATAATATACTGAACTGGCTAAATTAAAGACATATCATATGTGGACCCTGGAGGAAGGGATTGTACAATACAAGAGAACTGTAAAATAAGAACAGATAAAAGCATTGgggtaaatatacatatataatggaAAGTACTCTTACTCTCTTTGGTGGGTGGGCAGAAAGCTGAGAGAGCAGCATTAAAGCAGTTTCAGGGGGGGTATGTTCTGGGGCTCTCAGGAGGGTCAACAGTGGGCACACCCAATCCAGCCCAACCAGTTGATTATGTGCCTCACCTAAAACCAGGGTGCATTATAAAAACTTTACTTCACAATTAATCAGAATTTAAAGGATGAAACTAACAATACCCCAGCCCCTAAAACCAAATCAATATGTAAGCAACGGACAGCAGAGGGTCAGCACATTTGAAGACAGATGTTTAGACAATCCAGATTGGGGAGTGGCTTTGAGGACCAGGCTGTTTCAGTTTTTAGCATGAAGATCCTTTTAAGATCTACCATAGGAAAGGTCTCATCTACATGCTTGGTTAtagaaatatgataaataattaataagAGTCACATAAGTACAGACTTATACCACCCAACAAataatttttacataaaaatatgtaattaacgATCCTTTATAATCTACATTTTGAGTTTGAATAGTTTTCTTAAGCTTTACAAACCAGTCTGATACGGTCATTTGCTTTAAATGGTATTATACAAAACAATTACCATTCAAAGTGAGGCTCCTGAGGCACTGACTGGCCTGGGTGGAATTCTGAGAGAACATAAAAATATCATGACCACCTACTGAAAAGTgcacaaaatatgaaaaatctaTTTACAGAATGCTTTACTACATGCTCTTAAACCAGTCTATGCCTACCTTAAGAACAGATGAGCCCATAAGTAAGACCAGGGATTTCAGCAGGAAACGGTCACCAATTTGGAGCATTTTTCTGTGATGCTCTGGAACTGCAGCAATATTACTCAATGCATAGCAGCTGCAGAACTTAGACAAGGGCATGAAAAGACTATGTTACATTTTTCTTTGTCTGAACATAACTGTCATTTTTCAAGACAGCATACACCAAAAATGTTTACAGACACAAATTTGAGCCAACACATCTCACACAAGTATTtaactgtgcacacacacacagcttaaacTATCTCTATAGAATATTACTCctaataaaatgtgattttatgtgACTCTAATCCTCATGTTGAACAATAGCAATCATAAACAAAACTAATAAAGTAAAGAAACACACATTAGTAAATCATAAACATATGGTAAGCCTGTTCCAAACATTACAGTGCCTTATAATGAGAGAGACTGGTTATGAAATGTTGCAAAACCAACATCGTGAAACTGAAAGTGTGCACTTTATTAATTTGTGGTTGGTCCGCTCTGTTTTAAACAGTGGAGCAGAGGGGCATATTAATGTGCCTAAGGGAATTAGGTGTCCAAAAATCTGtagatataaaatgtatattcgTTATACCTTGCATTCTACCAAGAGGCCCTTAGAGCTGACAGAATCTGACAGAAAGGTATAGGTAAAGTACCTGAACTTCAGAATCAGTTGACTGTAACAGTAGAGCCAGCACAGGTATAATTCCCTCTTTACAAAGCACATCTACCGTATTCtctagaaaacaaaaacacaggagTCAAGTCTCAGACTCTACACGTATGCAaataagagtgtgtgtggtgtctgtATTATGCAGTTTTTTAAAGACTCAAAACTTTATAAATAGATGGTCGATCAGCTGATAAAAATTTCCAGTAAATGTCTGTGATTCAAATCCATGTGACCACAAACCTTACCAGATTTGGTAAGATTAAGAAGGGCTCTGACAGCATTTTGTTGAACTTTTGGATCAAAGGCCCGTGCCAGGACAAGCAGAGGCAGCACAGCATCAGAGGCCACAATCACCTCTCTGTTTGAATCtgaattaaaaaggaaaaatagagTAGAAGTTGGAACATGTGGTAGGGTAAAGTAAAGCTATGAATGTCCAACTAACACTAACAAACCTAAAAGCACACACCTGAAGAGGCTAGCAAAGCAATACATGCACTGGAGTGACATTGAACTGTGTTATCACCAGACTGTAGGAGATCAACCAGTGGCTCCAAAAGCCCCATCTCAATGACATGCTCTTCtttaactgaaaataaaaaagttaaatttaatCTGAGAGGCACTGCATAGAACCAACTGCTTATTGTTTTTGGTGGTAACAAGCTATTTCTCAGTTGGACACACTTGCCTTTCCTGTCTATGAGAAGATTAAGCATGGACAGAGTCACTGTCCTCTGATCCTCCACATCATCTGACTGCAGGAGAGTACAGCATGTCTCCAGTAATACAGTTGAGTCACGATTCTGTACTGTAAAAAGAACACAGCAAGAAGAGCCAAAATATGACTTTTATACTAGATTGTACTAGATCCTGTTCTCACAATAGAGACAAAGTAATATGAATGAACACTAAGGTCCTAGATATTGACAAACATGATATTTTCATATTGCAACCCTGAGGAATGACTGCCCAGTCAGTTCACACTGAGCAACACAGGGTCAACATGATTAGCTTGCTGTAAAGTTTTGTAATGTTTCCATTTAAAGGAGGAATCCTGTGTGAAATGGTCTTGaagtgtagtgaaacataacgagtacaaacctttgttgaatagcccacctctgtttggCCCCAATATTCCGAAATACATCGCTttctatgcccccatcactaccattgtaagcctgttgggagcattggctaaaatctatgtattttggaatgctacATGTATTTTGAGAACTACAGCTTGGTCCAACTGGGCATGCTGATAGACTAGTCCATCGAACTCAAATGATCAACCAGTTTACTCAGTTTGCTTCTCATTAAAGGGTATACTTTTCCCTGGAAGTCCATCAAACTGAGGACACaataaaaatgaacaatgaaAAAAGCAATGAAAGTAATAAAACTTTCATTTAGTGCTTGATTGTGACTTTTGATAACAAGCTATTTTAGAGCAAGGAAGCCCCCAAAACATGGAGGGTCGGAGGACGTCTCCAGAACCAGAGATAAGAAGCACTGCTTCATCTTAATTAATCAAACAAGTGGTCTACCTGCATAATGTTGCCCAGAAGCAACAAATGAGAATGAATAATTTAAACAGGACAATATAATgatttacatattcttgcacatatacatttttatgacccacttgtacaTCTAATTGTACTGGACGAAGATAtgtcttgtttatttatatattacataaataaatacccaGTACACTGATTTGTACtttaaagagtacaaagcttgtagctggtggctgtaccttatattgaaggaacaatagagtacctttcagtgaaagactttttgtacccatgttttttataccagtaaagattataaaggttATCaccaactgaatatgtgtcaagaacttgatgatccaaaattgtctggtcatcaaatgaaaatgtataattaaaatatatattgtttattagtacagtgatgcagaataacGAATGTACCTTcttgctggttaaatggtacaaatctgaacctcctgctgttaggaaagactttgtactttagagggaacacatctgaccctgtaaagactaaTATTATAgatttgagggtacaattatcaAAAAtctacctttgagtacaagaaagtggTTTGTACCACTGTTTTTAATGTGTAGCCAAAATTCAGTTACATACACATATTATATTCAATATACATATACTTGGCCAGAGGATTTTCTGCAGTGCAATTATATGGATCCAGGTAGGAGTGATTAGTGGTGTGAGCTAAAGTCTGCTggaagctagctaaaataactaacTAGAGTATCACGTGGTCAGGTGACAACAATAAAGCAGTGACAAGTTTTCACCTGTAAGTGACTGACTAGTCCTGTTTTATTAGTAGTGCTGGTACAGTTCTCTCTAGTAAACGGTTATAATGTACTGTAAGACTAGAGCAGACACTCTGCTGTGCTGTAGAACTGTAGTCTGTAGTCCTCGTCCGGTAACACgaaaaacacagttctgcaaaacacagttctaacagctttatcaagttcgccgatgatacaaccgtgctgggtctcatcaccaaaggcgatgagtcagcatacagagaggaggtgcagcggctgacagactggtgtacagtcaacaaccttcacctgaatgtggacaagacaaaggaaatggttgttgacttcaggagagcacaacacacccactctccactcaacatcgacgggtcctctgtggagattgttaagagcaccaagttccttggtgtccacttagcagataacctcacctggaccctgaacaccagctctacagccaagaaagcccagcagcgtctctacttcctccggaagctgagaaaggcccgtctccctccacccatcctcacactcttctatagagggaccattgagagcatcctgagcagctgcatcactgcctggtttgggacctgcaccacctctgaccgcaagaccctccagcgtattgtgaggacagctgagaggatcatcggcgtctctctcccttccatcacggacatttacaccacccgcagcatccgcaaagcaaccagcattgtgaatgaccccactcatccctcacacgaactgttctccctcctgccttcgggaagaaggtaccgcagcatccggtccagcacgaccagattctgcaacagcttctacccccaagccatcagactccttaactgcagagactgaactgacggtttttctgtacatgcacacacactcttaccccacttaccccagaaaatggaaagcactaaaaaccctactacctcactggactctattgcacactgtgtaatagagtaattactacctcacctggtcctttttgcacactgcaaaatttgcacactgtcttgttagggttcaagcaccgaaggtgcgtagaaccctattgtttttgctaagatttttcttcttcttcttattagggttcaagcaccgaaggtgcgtagaaccctattgtttttgctaagatttttcttcttcttcttattagggttcaagcaccgaaggtgcgtagaaccctattttttttgctaatatttttcttcttattattattagggttcaagcaccgaagctgcgtagaaccctattgtttttgctaagatttttcttcttcttcttcttattattattattattagggttcaagcaccgaaggtgcgtagaaccctattgtttttgctaagatttttcttcttcttcttcttcttcttcttcttcttcttattagggttcaagcaccgaaggtgcgtagaaccctattgtttttgctaagatttttcttcttattattattattctttttctcctgtaaaaacagttgtgcagcctaaaccgtaagtcacagagaaatgaaacttggtaggtagatgtaggatcagtgcatctcggtggacaacaaaaatggcaccgattggtcaagtggtggcgctataaacaaggaaattcatttttcacaattttcacaataactcaaaaaccataagacctacattcaaaattctttttttgatggattccttgggtcaataccaacaactttccaatttggaccatgcacttccgtctatatagattttttgctaatttgcataatatgcaaaacctacttttgcaaactagtcctaggaattttgaccaatcctggcatgtttggtatcaaaacactcgtgagagcatgcgcttcaatattcattaagaaaaagttgaaatatgtaaacaatatggccgccatatgcaaattagtccttccggatatatgccccattcacttcaagaggtaaatttggagcactgtttctcagcaactgtgcaacctagcaagttgaaactttgcatgcagaatctatcatacagcctctaaaggatgttcaaagggcaacttaatcaatcaa
This genomic interval from Astyanax mexicanus isolate ESR-SI-001 chromosome 1, AstMex3_surface, whole genome shotgun sequence contains the following:
- the LOC103031223 gene encoding uncharacterized protein LOC103031223, translated to MELCERCARLFKDVEALIKEETESFVQRVKGVAGRISKCCGWGKTSAVPHEKLYELLRRQHLKRESSSRLNHHLPTVQNRDSTVLLETCCTLLQSDDVEDQRTVTLSMLNLLIDRKVKEEHVIEMGLLEPLVDLLQSGDNTVQCHSSACIALLASSDSNREVIVASDAVLPLLVLARAFDPKVQQNAVRALLNLTKSENTVDVLCKEGIIPVLALLLQSTDSEVQFCSCYALSNIAAVPEHHRKMLQIGDRFLLKSLVLLMGSSVLKNSTQASQCLRSLTLNGEAHNQLVGLDWVCPLLTLLRAPEHTPPETALMLLSQLSAHPPKRESLVNQGVIPVLGDLLLTHLPNPTIVTHCTVTFNHLWDIVESLQVPLPIECLSGLLLALEFHWKEDDVVLSVLICLYSLACHDSLRFGLVEKMTTTHIGRLVVISSESKNVELSFAAGSLISKLDINDELLKLHHKAIVEYLMRFLRSQEVRFQQLAISSVSNLKKGGGLGRMVTRVDLEQELNRVQQQTEHTRQLLLMLRQDTLTMGKP